One genomic window of Ktedonobacteraceae bacterium includes the following:
- a CDS encoding RecX family transcriptional regulator, with amino-acid sequence MRITAIEPQAHDAERFNLYVDGRFLLGVNASIVMQMGLQVQQELLPEQLEQLHSAELEQQAVDRALNYLSFRPRSREEVRRYLRRKETPPEIIEVALARLDRLDFVNDRNFASFWIETREQFNPRGARALKNELRMKGVNREMVDELVDDEQDEERALRAGRKKALSLVNIPGMDYTTFRNRLGSFLQRRGFGYQVSTHTVRQLWQELREDESAEPENDDAADPD; translated from the coding sequence ATGCGTATAACAGCTATTGAACCACAGGCTCACGATGCTGAGCGTTTCAACCTCTACGTTGACGGGCGTTTCCTGCTCGGCGTCAACGCTTCTATCGTGATGCAGATGGGACTGCAAGTACAGCAGGAATTGCTCCCCGAACAACTGGAGCAGCTGCACAGCGCCGAGCTTGAGCAACAGGCTGTGGACCGCGCCCTGAACTACCTCTCATTTCGACCGCGCAGCCGCGAAGAGGTCAGGCGTTACCTGCGCCGCAAAGAAACTCCGCCCGAAATTATCGAAGTGGCGCTGGCCCGCCTGGATCGTCTCGACTTCGTCAATGATCGCAACTTCGCCTCGTTCTGGATAGAGACACGAGAGCAGTTCAATCCCCGTGGCGCCCGCGCGCTCAAAAACGAGCTGCGTATGAAAGGCGTCAACCGCGAAATGGTTGATGAACTGGTGGATGACGAACAGGACGAGGAACGCGCCTTGCGCGCCGGTCGCAAAAAGGCTCTCTCGCTCGTCAACATCCCCGGCATGGATTACACCACGTTTCGCAACCGCCTCGGTTCGTTCTTGCAGCGACGCGGTTTCGGCTACCAGGTCTCTACCCATACCGTTCGCCAGCTCTGGCAAGAATTGCGCGAAGATGAATCAGCAGAGCCGGAGAATGATGACGCGGCGGATCCAGATTGA